One Anaerohalosphaeraceae bacterium DNA segment encodes these proteins:
- a CDS encoding RHS repeat-associated core domain-containing protein encodes MHNRINRCAKTADNPYGFTGESQLTEADNLIFLLARYYAPALGRFLSRDPILTPVRLQGYVGWLLPYLNLDESPQALHPYLYGRNNPVNNVDPPGLKTKKSECDKWRQTPKPKGLCGTTDLIAQCMKCCAETFSKRILGRSWPNTWPGWFAWYGACRNTCASSEGKLGPSLPGPGKTIPQKPRLEKEQSKEI; translated from the coding sequence GAATGCATAACCGCATAAACAGATGTGCTAAGACGGCCGACAATCCCTACGGCTTCACAGGCGAAAGCCAGCTCACCGAGGCGGACAACCTGATTTTCCTCCTCGCCCGCTATTACGCCCCCGCCCTCGGCCGATTCCTCTCCCGCGACCCGATTCTGACCCCGGTCCGGCTTCAGGGTTATGTCGGCTGGCTGCTGCCCTATCTGAATCTGGATGAATCTCCCCAAGCCCTCCATCCGTATTTGTACGGAAGAAACAATCCGGTAAACAACGTTGACCCACCCGGCTTGAAAACGAAAAAATCAGAATGCGATAAATGGCGGCAAACACCCAAGCCGAAGGGGCTATGCGGTACGACAGACTTGATTGCTCAATGCATGAAATGCTGTGCCGAGACCTTCTCAAAAAGAATACTCGGCAGATCGTGGCCTAATACTTGGCCGGGTTGGTTTGCATGGTATGGAGCGTGTCGAAATACTTGTGCATCATCAGAGGGAAAACTTGGCCCCAGCCTCCCGGGGCCGGGGAAAACAATTCCGCAAAAACCTCGACTCGAAAAGGAGCAAAGCAAGGAGATATGA